CAGAGCGCGTCGCCCTCCATGGCGTTGGCGTACTGGCTGCGGAACTGCTCGGGCTTCACCGACGCGCGGATGACCGCCTTGATTTCGTCGTTGGTGGGCCAGATGTCCTTGAGGAACACCTCGCGGCCGTTCGGGTCCACGCCGAGCGGCTGCGTGTCCAGGTCCAACCCCACCTCGCCCGCCAGCGCGTACGCCACCACGAGCGGGGGGCTCGCCAGGTAGTTCATGCGCACGTGCGGGTTGATGCGGCCCTCGAAGTTGCGGTTGCCGGAGAGCACCGCGGCCACCACGAGGTCACCCTCGACGACGGCGTTGGCGACGGGCTCCGTCAGCGGCCCCGAGTTGCCGATGCAGGTGGTGCAGCCGTAGCCCACCACGTGGAAGCCCACGGCCTCCAGGTACGGCAGCAGGCCCGAGTCACGCAGGTACTCGGTGACGACGCGGCTGCCCGGCGCCAGGCTCGTCTTCACCCAGGGCTTGGGGTTGAGGCCCTTCTCCACGGCCTTCTTGGCCAGGATGCCCGCGCCCACCAGCACCGCCGGGTTGGACGTGTTGGTGCAGGACGTAATCGACGCAATCACCACCGCGCCGTGGCCCAGCTGGTAGCTCTGACGGCCCTGCTTCACCGTGACTGTCTGCGCCAGCCGCTCGGCGGGGACCTCGGCCGCGGGGGCCGCCTTGGCCTTGCCGCCGCCCTCGTCATCCTCGCCCTTGCTCTTGCCGGCGGAGAGCATCTCCACGAGCGACTTCTCGTAGCCGGACTTCATGTCCTTGAGGGGCACGCGGTCCTGCGGGCGCTTGGGGCCGGCGAGGCTGGGCACCACGGTGGACAGGTCCAGCTCCAGCGTGTCGCTGAAGACGGGGTCCTGCGCGTCGGCCTTGAGCCACAGGCCCTGCTCCTTCGCGTACGCCTCCGTGAGGGCCACGACGGCCTCGGGGCGGCCGGTGAAGCGCAGGTAGTTGAGGCTCTCCTCGTCCACCGGGAAGAAGCCGATGGTGGCGCCGTACTCGGGCGCCATGTTGGCGATGGTCGCGCGGTCCGGCAGGGACAGGCCCTTGAGGCCCGGGCCGTAGAACTCCACGAACTTGCCGACCACGCCCTTCTTGCGGAGCATCTGCGTGACGGTGAGGACCAGGTCCGTGGCCGTGGCGCCCGCGGGCAGCTGGCCGAAGAGCTTGAAGCCCACCACCTGGGGGATGAGCATGGTAATCGGCTGGCCGAGCAGCGCGGCCTCCGCCTCGATGCCGCCCACGCCCCAGCCCACCACGCCCAGGCCGTTGATCATCGTGGTGTGGCTGTCGGTGCCCACCAGCGTGTCCGGGTACACGGTGCTGCCCTGGCGGAACGTCACCTGCGCCAGGAACTCGAGGTTGACCTGGTGGCAGATGCCGATGTCCGGCGGGACGACGCCAAAGCCCTTGAACGCGCTCTGGCCCCAGCGCAGGAACGCGTAGCGCTCCCGGTTGCGCTCGAACTCCAGCTCCGCGTTCTCCTTGAAGGCCGCCGTGGTGGCGAAGGAGTCGATCTGCACCGAGTGGTCGATGACCAGGTCGGCGGGGTTGCGCGGGTTGATTTTGGCGGGGTCGCCGCCCATGGAGGCGAGCGCCTCACGCATGGCGGCCAGGTCCACGACGGCGGGCACGCCGGTGAAGTCCTGGAGCAGCACGCGCGCGGGGTGGAACGAGATTTCGACGTCCGGGGTGGCCTTGGGGTCCCACGCGAGCATCTTCTCGACGTGCTCGCGCTTGACGACGCGGCCGTCCTCGTTGCGCAGCAGGTTCTCCAGCAGCACCTTCAGCGAGAAGGGCAGGCGATCCACCGACGGGTGGGCCTTGGCCAGCTTGCTCAGGCTGAAGTAGTCATAGGTGGCCGAGCCCACCTGGAGCTTGGACTTCGTGCCGAAACTGTCGGTCATGTGCGGTGCCCTTCCGTGCGCAGGATGTGGGGACTTCTAGGCTCGCCTTTGACGCGTTGCAAAGGGTTCCTGCACACGCATCCGGCGATGGACGGTTGACCCAGCAAGGGTCCAGCCCCGCTCATCGGAACCATGCGTCCCGCTGGGGGAATGTCGTCCGCGACACCTCTCGCGTCACGGCGGGGTGTCCCCCGGACGACCCCGGGGACGGCCCTCAGAGCACCTTGCGCAGGGCGTACAGGGCACGCTCCAGGAGCTTTCGCCACAGGGGCCGGCGGCGGAACTCCGCCAGCGTCACCTCGCGGCAGTCGCCGCAGTCCGTCCGGAAGGACTCCTCGAGTTGCCGGCCCAGGCGCGGGTCGGCGAAGACGGCGTTGACCTCGTGGTTGAAGGCCAGGCTCAGCCGCTCCAGGTTGAACGAGCCCAGGGTGCCCCAGGCCCCGTCCACGACGGCCGTCTTCGCGTGGAGCACGCCGCGCTGCCACTCGAAGATGCGGACCCCCGCGCCCAGCAGCTTCTCGTAGAAGGCGCGGGTGACGAACTCCAGAATCGGGTGGTCCGAGCGGGCGTTGAGCAGCAGGCTCACCTCCACGCCCCGCCGGGCCGCGTCGCGCAGCGCCGTGACGAGCCGCCGGTCCGGCACGAAGTAGGCCGCGGCGATGAGCACGCTCTTTCGCGAGCGCTGGATGGCATGCAGGTACGCCCGGTGGATGCTGCGGCGGCTGGACAGCACCGCCAGCCCCACCTGCCCCCGAGCACCCCCGCCCCGCCTGCGCCGCAGCCGCCCCAGGCCCGTGGCCCAGCGGTGGAAGCGGTCCTGGAACATCATCCGCCACGTGGCGAGGAAGCGGCGCTCCAGCGCGTGCACCGCGGGCCCCTCGATTCGCAGCACGTCATCGCGCCAGCCGCCGCCCTCCCCCGCCGGCGCCCAGTGCGCGGAGATGTTGACGCCCCCGGTGAAGGCCACCTCCCCGTCGACGATGAGAATCTTCCGGTGGTCCCGGCGCAGCAGGTGCCGCCAGCCGCGCGACAGGTTGAAGGGCTTGAAGGGGCGGATGTCCACGCCACGCTGGCGCAGGGAGTCGAAGTACGACTTGCGGCTGGTCCACGAGCCCACCGCGTCGTAGAGCACCTTCACGTGCACGCCCCGCTCGGCGGCCTCCGCGAGCGCCTGGCCGAACAGCTCACCGACGGCGTCGGTGATGAACATGTACGTCTCCAGGCGGATGTAGCGTCGGGCCCGGCGGATGGCGTCCAGCATCGCCGGATAGGCCTCCACGCCGTCGCGAAGCAGCTCGCACGCATTGCCCCGGACCACCGAGTGGCCGCGCGGCAGGTAGTAGCGCGCCAGCAGCAGGCTGGAGACACCAGGGCTCCAGACAGGCGCATGCTCCGGCAGGGGGCCCTGCGAACAACCGGCCTCGGGCGGCTCCTCGCCCGAGACACCCGTCCTCTCGCTCAAGACCTCCAGGTCGCGCATGGCGACCTTACGGTGAGGACGGCCCCTCGCGCCGGCAACCCGAAGGGGCGCGCGGACGGCCCCTCGGGGTGATGCACCGTCCGACAGAGGACGGTGCATCCCGGCGGAAACCCGCGCCGACTACAGCCCGTACTCGCCGCGCTTGTTCTCGGCGCGGGTGGCACACGGCTGGTCGTACTCGGGGAAGTACTGCTTCACGTGGTCCAGGGTGGCGGAGGCCGCCTTGTAGTTGCCCTGGTTGTAGTACTTCTCCACCTCCAGCAGGAGCTTGGCGCAGGTGCGGTCCAGCTCCTGCTGCGCGGTCTGCATGCGCTCGCGGGCCTCGTAGTAGAGGTCCGGCTTGGGCTCCGGGTGGGCCTCCAGCATCAGCCACGCCTCGCGGAAGCCCTTCCAGGCCTCGTAGCGGTTGCGGGCGCCGATGTCCGGCGTGTCGCTGTTCTTGCGGCCGCGCTTGTAGGACTCGCTGGCCTGACGCACCAGCTCCTCGGGGAGCAGGTCCGGCAGGAGCGCGCGCTCCACCCACACGTTCCAGATGCGCCAGGGGTCCTCGCCCGGCGGGTTCTTCGTGTTGTCGAAGACGATGCGGTTGGGCTCGCCCTTCTTCAGGTGCTGGGCGGGAATCATCAGCTCCAGGGAGCGGTCCTGGCTGGCGAGCGTGTCTGGGGGCACCTTGCCCACGTCCACGCCGTTGACGCTCACCATCACCTCGTCCTTGGAGATGCCCTGCGCCTGGTAGTGGAGGATGACCACCGCGCGGGTGGCGGCGGTGTACTCCCACTCGAAGATCTTCATGTCAGGGCGGCTCCACGTCACGTCCGGCCCCAGGCCGAACGAGTCGCGGATGGGCTGCCCGGTGAGCATGGCGGGCTCCTCGCCCACCGGCCCCGTGTCCACGCCGCTGAGCACCAGCCAGTACAGGAGGCCGAAGATGCCCAGCACCAGCGCCACGGCGCCGCCGATGATGCCGCCGCGCACCATGTTGGTGGCGTCCGCCCAGAACAGCTTCGCGCTGGCGACCAGGCCCGGCGACTCGCGGCGGATGCGGGCGCGCTCGGCGGCGGACAGGCCGCTGCCGGCCCCCGCGTTGGAGGTCGGCCTCGAGCGCACGGGCGCGGAACCCCCCGTGCCGGGACGGGCGCGCGCGGGGGCGGAGGACGCGGCGCGCTCGATGGCCGCGGGGGCCTCCGCCGCCGCGGACGCCGACGCGGGCAGCGCGGCGCGCGCGCCACTCTGGCCGGCCGGACGCAGCGCCCGGAGGTTGTTGCGCGTGGCGCCCTGGCGCATCTCCGCGAGGGAGTGCTCGTCGGCGCCCTCGGGGGCCAGGGCCACGCCCTTGTTGCGCTGACGCTTGAGCGCGTCCACGGACACGATGCGCGTGCTGTTCGCGCCCTCCTCGGCGCCGGCGGGTATCTCCTCCTCGCCGGTGGCGGCGTCGGCCGTCATCAGCGTGAAGACGAACGTCACCGGCCCCAGGGTCAGCTTGTCGCCGTCCTCCAGGGCCTGCGTCTGAACGGAGGTGCCATTGAGCAGGGTGCCATTGGCGCTGCCCTGGTCCTCGACGCTGTAGGCGTCACCATCGAGGAACAGGCGGCAGTGGCGGCGGGAGACACCTGGGTCGTACAGCACGACGTCGCATTCGGACGTACGACCGATGAGCACGGAGTCCTGGTCGAAGACGAACTCCTTGCCGGCGTCTTTTCCCTCGGAGATCGTCAGCTGGAAAGGCATGGGGCTCTACAATCCTATCGAGGCTCGCGCCGCTCGGGCAACGGCGGCTCGCGCGGAGACGGGTTCCATCACCTCCGCCTCGCCCCCGAAGGACAGCACCCACTGCGTGAGCCAGCGCTCGCTGTCGCCGGCCACCAGGACCTCCACGCCCCCGTCTGAGAGCGGGCGGGCGTCCTGTCCGAAGCGCTCCTTCACGTAGGGCGCCGCCACGGGCGAGAACCGCACGCGGACGGACGCCTCGGAGCGGCTCCGGGCGGGATTGGGGACATCCGCCCGGGCATCGGGCGGGGGGAGGAAGGGGGTGTCGGTGACGGCCAGGTCCTCCATCCGGTCCAGCCGGAACAGTCGGGCGTCCTGCCGGGTGTGGCAGAAGCCCTGCAGATACCACTGCCCCCGGTGGCTGAGCAGCTCATACGGGCGCACCCTGCGGGGCTCGGCGGGGCGTCCGGGGCTGGCATACCCGAAGGTGACTTCTCGCCGCTCGAGAATCGCACGGGTGAGCGGGCCCAGGGCCTGGGGCGCCTCGGTGGAGGCGTCAATCTTCCGGTACATCTCGCGGTAGCGCTCGCGCACCTGGGGCGGCAGCACGCGCTCCAGCTTCTGGAGGGCGCTCTGCAGCGCGTCCCCGGAGGCCGGCCGGAGCAGCTCCGCCGCGGCGGCCAGGGCCGCGGCCTCCCCCGCCGTCAGCCGGGGCGGGGCGAACAGGCGCTGGTCCAGGTCCACATAGACGCGGTCGTTGTCCACGTAGATGTCGATGTAGTCGTCCGGGTTGAAGGGCGGCCGGCCCACGCACGTGAGCAGGTCCAGCTCCTCCAGCAGGTCCTCCCGGCTGATGTTGAGGGCGCGCGCCAGCGCCTCCACCGTGACGCCGGGGTTCTTGGAGACGTAGGGGACCAGGAACAGCAGGCGGCGGAGCCGCTCGTGGACGTTGCTCATGCGCTCACCTTGTCTTCCTGCGCGTCCGCGTGGCGGTTGGCCACGCGCGCGGCCATCTCCCGCAGGCGGCCACAGGCGCTCTCCGGTCCCTCCACTACGCAGTCCGCTCCCAGCGACAGGCAGAAGCGCACCAGTCCATCCAGGAAGCTCACCTTGAGGCGGGCCCGGGTGATGCCCCCCTCGGCCACCTGCTCCAGCACGGCGCCGGGGAACAGGGCCGAGGCGCGCGAGGCCAGCGCGCCCGACAGCCGCAGCACCACCTCCAGCGGCTCGTGGAAGCGGTGCTGCCACGGGAAGTACGCCACGTGGTTGTCGAGCGAGAAGTCCTCCGGCACCTGGAAGTCCGGGGTGCGCGGGCGCGCGGTGTTCACCTTCAGCTCGCGCACGCGGTGGACGTGGAAGGTGCGCAGGCCGCCTCTCAGCTGGCAGTGGCCCACCAGCGTCCACACACCGCGGCGGAGCGCGAGCCCATACGGGTCCACGCGGCGCTGGGTGGCGTTGGGGTGCTTGGGGCTGGCGTAGGAAATCTCCACCCACTTGCGCGCGGCGCACGCGTCCCAGAGCTGCTCCAGGCGGGCGGAGATCTCCTTCTCCTGGCCCTCCTGGACAGCGCCCAGCTCCATGCGGACCCGGGGGGTGGGCAGCGACTGGCCGGCGAAGAAGCCAATCTTGCGCAAGGCGTGCGCCAGGTCATCGCGGCCGGGGAAGGCGCCGGACGTGAGCGCGGCGGAGCCGGCGGCGTAGAGCACGGCCAACTCCTCCTTGGTGAGGTCCGCCTCCGGCAGATAGTAGGCGTCGCGGTCGACGATGTAGCCGTCGCGGCGCTCGTCATCTCCCTGGACGTAGGTGAGCGGGAAGCCCAGCTCCACCAGCTCCGCCTTGTCGCGCTCGAACTTGCGCTCGGCGGCGTCGTCCGAGCCTCCGTAATCAGCGGGGAAGTGCTCGCGCAGCTCGGCCCAGGAGATGGGCTCGCGCGCGTCGAGCAAGAGGGCCACGAGGTCGAGGATGCGTTCGGTGCGGTCCATTCGGGAAGGTCGGCGACGATGCCGGGCGGACCCCAGGGGGTCAAGGAAGGGGCACGTGACAGGAGGAAAACAACGGCCCGGCCCGCACGCGTCCAGGCAGATAGCCAGCCCGGACTGAACAGGCAAGCAGGTAATTAATTGTGTGATAGTTGCAACACAGGTGGGAAGGTTGAACCCGCCAAGGAGGGCTCGCACTATGGGCGCGACTTGGGATATTCCTGCGCCAGCTTCAGAAGGGACCTCTCCATGAACCGCACCTTCCGTAACATGGTCGCCGGGCTGGCACTGCTGGTGGGGATGTTGTGCGGGATGATGCCTGCGTCCGCTGAAGCCGAGCCCCTCTATTTCGCCGTCGAGGTCTGGCGCGACGGGCGACTGGTGGCCCAGCCCAAGCTGCTCGGAGAGACGGGCCGCACGCTGCGCGCCGAGCGCCGCCGCCCGGGTGCGCCCACGGCGGACTACCGGCTGGTGCTGATGCCGCGCGCCGAGGGCGAGTCCTTCCTCCTCCAGCTGGACCTGCTCCTGCCGGAGGCCAAGGGCCACTCGGAGCTGGCGCTGCTCCACGGTCAGCAGCGCAAGCTGCAGCTCGGCCGCGTGCCGGGCGAGCTGGAAGTGTCGCTGCTCCTGATGAAGGTGGACTCGCCCGAGTTCCGAGCCCTCATGCAGCTGGGCACCGACGGCGGCAAGAGCGGCACCGCCTGCTCCATCTGATCCACGCCGGCTACAGCACCGCCAGGTCGTCGCGGTGCACGGCCTCATCCAGGTAGCGGTAGCCCAACACGGACTCGATGTCCGACGTGCGCCTTCCAGCGATGCGTCGCAGCTCGTCCGCGCCGTAGGACGCGAGCCCGCGCGCGAACACCTCGCCGGACGCGTCCGCCAGGTCCACCGGGTCTCCCCGGTCGAAGTCGCCCGTCACCAGCTTCACGCCGCTGGGCAAGAGGCTGCGCTTGCCGTTCACGATGGCCTCGCGCGCGCCGGCGTCCACGGTGAGTGTGCCCAGGGGCCGCAGCGCATGGGCAATCCACGCGGCGCGTGAGCCCCGGCGCGCGCCGGTGGGCTCGAAGAGGGTGCCCACGGGCTCGCCCTCCAGCACGGCGCGCAGGCGGCCGGGCAAGGCGCCCGAGGTGATGACGCCGCGGATGCCCTGCTCGGCGGCGCTCGCGGCGGCACGGACCTTGGTCGCCATGCCGCCGGTGCCCACCCCGCTGGAGGTGCCCCCCGCGAGCGCGAGGACGTCCGGGGTGACCTCCTCCACGGTGTCCAACAAGCGCGCGCCCGCGTCGCGGCGGGGGTCCGCGGTGAACAGGCCCTCCACGTCGGAGAGCAGCACCAGCGCGTCGGCCTCCACCACGCCGGCCACCAGGCCCGCGAGCGTGTCGTTGTCGCCGAACTTCAGCTCGTCCACGGAGACGGTGTCGTTCTCGTTGATGACGGGCACCACGGACGCGGCCAACAGGCGCTCCAGGGTGTGCTTCACGTTGAGGTAGCGCCGCCTGTCGCGCATGTCCTCGTGGGTGAGCAGCACCTGCGCCACCGCCTGCCTCTGGCTTCCGAAGACGTCCTCGTAGGCCTGCATGAGGCGGCTCTGTCCCACCGCGGCGCACGCCTGCTTGCCCGGGATGTCGCGAGGGCGCGAGCCCAGGCCCAGCCGCTCCATGCCCAGGGCGATGGCGCCGCTGGACACCACCACCAGCTCGCGGCCCTGGGCCGCCCACAACAGGTCCTCCCCCAGCGCCACGAAGTGCTCGCGGTTGAAGCGGCCGGTGGCGTGCGTGAGGGCGTTGGTGCCGATCTTCACCACCACGCGCTTCGCGGCGCGCAGGGCGTTACGTCCCGAGTGATTCACGTGCACGAGCGTAGGACGGAAAAGGAAACAGGGCGCAAGGGCCGTGTGTTCACTACGGTTCCGGCAACCCGGGCCGGAGGGGCGTGTCAGCCACATCGTTGGGGCGCCGTATAAAGTGCCGGGAAGGACGGGGGCAGCCGGCTTCCGTCAGGAGAGCAAGCGTTTGAAGGAAATCTTCGGCAACACCCTGGGCCTCAAGGCGAACGAGCAACACCGGCTGCGGAACACCTTCCGCCGGCGCGTGTCTCCGCACGAAATCGTGTCGCCGGAGCTCGCCCGCCACCTCACCGAGCTGTCCCACGAGACGAATCGACAGGTGGGCGTGCTCATCAACCGCAAGGGGGAAATCGAGCACGTGGTGGTGGGCAATGCCCACAAGCTGGAGCTGCCGGACATCGGCCGCGCGCGTGCGGGCCAGGTGCGTCTGCGTGGCCTGCGGCTGGTGCACACGCACCTCAAGAGCGAGCCGCTCACCAAGGACGACCTGACGGACCTCGCGCTGCTGCGCCTGGACTGCGTGGCCGCGGTGGGCGTGGGACAGGAGGGTCTGCCGGGCGTGCTGCACTACGCCCACCTGGTGCCGGAGAACGGCACGGGTGAGTTCTGGCAGGTCACCACCCTGCCCTCCGTGCACCTGGAGCAGCCGGACCTCACGGACACGCTGAGCGCGCTGGAGGAGGAGTTCAGCCGCAAGGCCGCGGCGCGCGCGGTGGGTGGGCGGGAGAAGGCCATCCTCGTCGCGGTGTGTCTGGACGGCAACCGGGCGCAGGCGGAGGCGAGCCTCGCGGAGCTCCGGGAGCTGGCGCGCACCGCGGGCGTGGAGGTGGTGGACAGCGTGCTCCAGGTGAAGCGCGAGGCGGACCCTCGCTACCTCATCGGGCGGGGCAAGCTGGAGGACCTGAACCTGCGCTCGATGCAGTCCATGGTGGACCTGCTCATCTTCGACAAGGACCTCACCCCCTCGCAGGGGCGCCACATCGGCGAGGCCACCAGCCTGAAGGTCCTGGACCGCACCCAGCTCATCCTCGACATCTTCGCGCAGCGCGCGCAGAGCGCCGAGGGCAAGCTCCAGGTGGAGCTGGCGCAGCTGAAGTACCGGCTGCCGCGGCTGGTGCAGAGCGATGACTCGCTCAGCCGGCTCGCGGGTGGCATCGGCGGACGCGGCCCGGGTGAGACGAAGCTGGAAATCGACCGACGCCGGGTGCGCGAGCGAATCACGCATCTGGAGAAGCGCATCGACACGATTGGCCGGGAGCGCAGCGTGCGGCGGGCGCAGCGAAACCGCCGCGAGCTGCCGGTCATCTCCATCGTCGGCTACACCAACGCGGGCAAGTCCACGCTGCTCAACGCGATTACCAACGCGCAGGTGCTGGCGGAGAACAAGCTGTTCGCCACGTTGGACCCGACGAGCCGCAGGCTGCGCTTCCCGCAGGAGCGCGAGGTCATCATCACCGACACGGTGGGGTTCATCCGGGACCTGCCCAAGGACCTGGTGGCGGCCTTCCGCGCGACGCTGGAGGAGCTGTACGACGCGAGCCTCCTGTTGCACGTGGTGGACGCGGGCGACCCTGCTCGCGACGACCAGGTGGAGGCGGTGGAGAAAATCCTGTCGTCGCTGGGGTTGATGGAGAAGCCCCGGTTGATGGTGTGGAACAAGGCGGACCTGCTCTCCGAGGAGGAAGTGGAGTCGCTGCTCCGCTCGCGGGGCGGGGTGGCCATCAGCGCCCAGACGCGCGACGGGCTGCAGACGCTCCTGGCGAAGGCGGACACCACGCTGTTCGCCGAAGGGGCGTCCGAGTCGATGGGCATCGTCTGACGCGGCGTGCGGGTTGCGAGGTGGGCATGGCTCCCCCTAGAGTCGGGGGGCCGTGTCCATCTCACTCGCGTCCACTTTGTCGTCGGTCCTGCTCGCCCAGGCGGTGCCGGACTACACCCGTCCTGTCTCCTCCATGTCTCCGAAGTACTTCGAGATTTTGGAGCAGAACAGCCACATCATCTACCCGCTGGTGGCGGTGCTGACGCTGGTGCTCATCGCCGCGGGCATCCTCCAGGCGTGGAGGACGCAGGACCTGGACGGCCTGCAGAAGAGCGAGTTCAAGAAGGCCATCGTCAACGAGCTGCGCAGCAACATCACGGGCCTGCCCGGTGACGTGCTGGCGAAGGCCGTGGGGCTGGACCGACTGAAGACGCACCGCCTGCTCGAGCAGATGCAGCAGGACGGCATGGTGGTGAGCCACACCAACTCGCAGCGCCTCACCGTCTGGCGCATCCGCGGCGCCGCCCCCGAGGCGAGCGCCCGGCGGTACTGAGGTCCCCTACTCCGCGTCCTCGACCTCCGGCAGGTACCGCCGGAGGAGCGACGCGAGGTGTCCGACTTCGGGAGCGCGCAGGATGGAGTAGTGGTCTCCTGCAATCGCGTGCACGGTGAGCGCGCCCGTCGCCACCTGCTCCCAGCCGTGGATGCGGCGAGTGCCCGTGGCCTCGATGGAGACGACGGGCCCTGAGTAGGGCTGGGGCACGTAGCGCCACGCGGCCAGCAGGTTCACCTCGAAGACGCGGCGCAGGGCACCGAGTGACGGCGTGATGCCACTCCCCTGTTCTCGCGAGTGCGTCTCCAGGATGCGCAACAGCGCCTCGGGTGTCTCGCCGCGCTGCGCCGCTTCGCCGTGTCCCATCGCGCGCAGCAGGTCCAGGTGGAACAGCTCACCGAAGCGCTGTGCCTCGTCCTGCCCTGGCGCGGCACCCTCTGCGTCGTACGGGCGCACGAAGCCATCGATGAGCGCGAGCAACTCCACCCGCTCTCCTCGCTGCTCGAGCTGGTGCGCCATCTCCCACGCGATGCTGGCGCCCATCGACCAGCCTCCGAGCAGATAGGGCCCACGCGGCTGCACCTCCCGCATCGCCGCGAGGTAGAGGCTCGCCATCTCGGGGATGCTCTCGCAGGGCTGCGCTTCACCATCGAGCCCACGTGATTCGAGCCCGTGGAACGGCTGCTCCGGCCCCAGGTGCTTCGCGAGCTCCGCGTAGCTCAGCACCGTGCCGCCCACGGGATGCACGCAGAAGAAGGGACGACGCCCACGTCCCTCGGTCAGTCGCACCAGCGGCGTCCAGGACGACGACTCACGTCGCAGCACCGAGGCCACGTGCTCCACCGTCGCGCGCTGGAAGAGCGCGGCCACCGGAAGGCTCCTGCCCACCGCGCCACGGATGCGCGCGAGCAGCCGGATGGCCATCAGTGAGTGTCCCCCCAGCGCGAAGAAGTCCTCCGTCACACCGACGGGGCGGACACCCAGCACCTCTTCCCACACGCCCACCAGCGTGCGCTCCAAGGCGTCACGAGGCTCCTGGTGCCCTTCGCGCGACACGCGCTGGAACGAGCCCGGAGCGGGCAGCGCCTTGCGGTCCACCTTGCCCGTGGGCGCCAGGGGAAGGGTGTCCAGGCGCACCAGCACGCTCGGCACCAGGTACTCCGGCAACCGAGCTTCGAGGCGCTCGCGCAGCACGTCCACGTCGCACGGCGCATCGTGCACCACATAGCCCACCAGTCGCTTCTCGCCGCCCTCCTCCTGCCTCGCCACCACCACCGCGTCTCTCACGCCCGGCAGCGCCTTCAGCGCCACCTCCACCTCGCCCAGCTCCACACGGAAGCCACGGACCTTCACCTGTCCGTCCACTCGCCCCAGGAACTCCAGGTTCCCGTCTCCGAGCCACCGCGCCTTGTCGCCCGTGCGATACAGCCGCGCCCCCGGCACTTCGCTCAGTGCATCCGGGATGAAGTGCTCCGCGGTCAGCTCCGCCCTGCCCCAGTACCCGTGCGCGAGGCTCGCGCCGCCGACGTATACCTCTCCCACCACCCCCACGGGGCTCGGAGCGCCCCGCGCGTCCAGCACGTACACCTTCACATTGGAGATGGGTGTGCCCACGGGCGGCAGCGCGGGCCATGTCGACGGCGGTCCTCGCGCCCTCC
This genomic interval from Myxococcus guangdongensis contains the following:
- the acnA gene encoding aconitate hydratase AcnA — its product is MTDSFGTKSKLQVGSATYDYFSLSKLAKAHPSVDRLPFSLKVLLENLLRNEDGRVVKREHVEKMLAWDPKATPDVEISFHPARVLLQDFTGVPAVVDLAAMREALASMGGDPAKINPRNPADLVIDHSVQIDSFATTAAFKENAELEFERNRERYAFLRWGQSAFKGFGVVPPDIGICHQVNLEFLAQVTFRQGSTVYPDTLVGTDSHTTMINGLGVVGWGVGGIEAEAALLGQPITMLIPQVVGFKLFGQLPAGATATDLVLTVTQMLRKKGVVGKFVEFYGPGLKGLSLPDRATIANMAPEYGATIGFFPVDEESLNYLRFTGRPEAVVALTEAYAKEQGLWLKADAQDPVFSDTLELDLSTVVPSLAGPKRPQDRVPLKDMKSGYEKSLVEMLSAGKSKGEDDEGGGKAKAAPAAEVPAERLAQTVTVKQGRQSYQLGHGAVVIASITSCTNTSNPAVLVGAGILAKKAVEKGLNPKPWVKTSLAPGSRVVTEYLRDSGLLPYLEAVGFHVVGYGCTTCIGNSGPLTEPVANAVVEGDLVVAAVLSGNRNFEGRINPHVRMNYLASPPLVVAYALAGEVGLDLDTQPLGVDPNGREVFLKDIWPTNDEIKAVIRASVKPEQFRSQYANAMEGDALWQQLPVGKGSTFQWDEKSTYVRKPPFFENLPKEPKATQDIKGARVLALLGDSVTTDHISPAGNIAKTSPAAKYLMAEGVEPKDFNSYGARRGNHEVMVRGTFANIRLKNLLVPGVEGGVTVHIPTRERMSIYDASMKYQADGIPLVVLAGAEYGTGSSRDWAAKGTQLLGVKAVISKSFERIHRSNLVGMGVLPLQFEAGQDAQSLGLTGHETFEITGIAQDLAPQKKLTVKATGEGGEKSFTVVCRIDTPNELDYYRHGGILQYVLRQLAKA
- a CDS encoding FHA domain-containing protein, with the protein product MPFQLTISEGKDAGKEFVFDQDSVLIGRTSECDVVLYDPGVSRRHCRLFLDGDAYSVEDQGSANGTLLNGTSVQTQALEDGDKLTLGPVTFVFTLMTADAATGEEEIPAGAEEGANSTRIVSVDALKRQRNKGVALAPEGADEHSLAEMRQGATRNNLRALRPAGQSGARAALPASASAAAEAPAAIERAASSAPARARPGTGGSAPVRSRPTSNAGAGSGLSAAERARIRRESPGLVASAKLFWADATNMVRGGIIGGAVALVLGIFGLLYWLVLSGVDTGPVGEEPAMLTGQPIRDSFGLGPDVTWSRPDMKIFEWEYTAATRAVVILHYQAQGISKDEVMVSVNGVDVGKVPPDTLASQDRSLELMIPAQHLKKGEPNRIVFDNTKNPPGEDPWRIWNVWVERALLPDLLPEELVRQASESYKRGRKNSDTPDIGARNRYEAWKGFREAWLMLEAHPEPKPDLYYEARERMQTAQQELDRTCAKLLLEVEKYYNQGNYKAASATLDHVKQYFPEYDQPCATRAENKRGEYGL
- a CDS encoding helix-turn-helix transcriptional regulator, with amino-acid sequence MDRTERILDLVALLLDAREPISWAELREHFPADYGGSDDAAERKFERDKAELVELGFPLTYVQGDDERRDGYIVDRDAYYLPEADLTKEELAVLYAAGSAALTSGAFPGRDDLAHALRKIGFFAGQSLPTPRVRMELGAVQEGQEKEISARLEQLWDACAARKWVEISYASPKHPNATQRRVDPYGLALRRGVWTLVGHCQLRGGLRTFHVHRVRELKVNTARPRTPDFQVPEDFSLDNHVAYFPWQHRFHEPLEVVLRLSGALASRASALFPGAVLEQVAEGGITRARLKVSFLDGLVRFCLSLGADCVVEGPESACGRLREMAARVANRHADAQEDKVSA
- a CDS encoding phospholipase D-like domain-containing protein, encoding MRDLEVLSERTGVSGEEPPEAGCSQGPLPEHAPVWSPGVSSLLLARYYLPRGHSVVRGNACELLRDGVEAYPAMLDAIRRARRYIRLETYMFITDAVGELFGQALAEAAERGVHVKVLYDAVGSWTSRKSYFDSLRQRGVDIRPFKPFNLSRGWRHLLRRDHRKILIVDGEVAFTGGVNISAHWAPAGEGGGWRDDVLRIEGPAVHALERRFLATWRMMFQDRFHRWATGLGRLRRRRGGGARGQVGLAVLSSRRSIHRAYLHAIQRSRKSVLIAAAYFVPDRRLVTALRDAARRGVEVSLLLNARSDHPILEFVTRAFYEKLLGAGVRIFEWQRGVLHAKTAVVDGAWGTLGSFNLERLSLAFNHEVNAVFADPRLGRQLEESFRTDCGDCREVTLAEFRRRPLWRKLLERALYALRKVL
- a CDS encoding helix-turn-helix transcriptional regulator → MSNVHERLRRLLFLVPYVSKNPGVTVEALARALNISREDLLEELDLLTCVGRPPFNPDDYIDIYVDNDRVYVDLDQRLFAPPRLTAGEAAALAAAAELLRPASGDALQSALQKLERVLPPQVRERYREMYRKIDASTEAPQALGPLTRAILERREVTFGYASPGRPAEPRRVRPYELLSHRGQWYLQGFCHTRQDARLFRLDRMEDLAVTDTPFLPPPDARADVPNPARSRSEASVRVRFSPVAAPYVKERFGQDARPLSDGGVEVLVAGDSERWLTQWVLSFGGEAEVMEPVSARAAVARAARASIGL